In one window of Cydia pomonella isolate Wapato2018A chromosome 16, ilCydPomo1, whole genome shotgun sequence DNA:
- the LOC133526699 gene encoding uncharacterized protein LOC133526699, which translates to MNLDNLDKALHDLGMLSAITEARRDYLHESKSNYGMMRLNTRYVSNVTVGYCMKRVTNKNRLCPYVLPMRHRTKSENSDAIATDMADSGRDYLNTLLEPSTSGCSSTFDSAKCPAKRCQSLENLNISVEPQPSPDTPELDGVSTRIQKLQVDE; encoded by the coding sequence ATGAATCTGGACAACTTGGATAAGGCGCTGCACGATTTGGGCATGCTGAGCGCTATAACGGAGGCCCGGCGAGACTACTTACACGAGTCCAAATCTAATTACGGTATGATGCGACTGAACACGCGCTACGTCTCTAACGTCACCGTGGGGTATTGCATGAAGCGAGTTACCAACAAAAACAGACTGTGTCCTTACGTGTTGCCAATGCGGCATAGAACGAAGAGCGAAAACTCTGACGCGATCGCCACCGACATGGCGGACAGCGGGCGCGATTACTTAAACACCCTTCTGGAGCCTTCTACGAGTGGATGCAGCAGCACGTTCGATAGTGCCAAGTGCCCCGCGAAGCGCTGCCAGTCCCTCGAAAACCTCAACATCTCTGTGGAACCTCAGCCTAGTCCAGACACCCCTGAACTGGATGGAGTGTCAACACGCATTCAGAAGCTTCAAGTTGATGAATGA